The Terriglobales bacterium genome segment ATGCTGGCGGCGGGCGTGATCCTGGCCATCATGATCGTGCCCATCATCTCTTCCATCACACGGGAGGTGATGGTGTCCGTGCCGCGCCATCAGCGGGAGGCGGCGCTGGCGCTGGGCGCCACGCGCTGGGAGATGATCCGCGTGGGCGTGCTGCGCAACGCGCGCGCCGGCATTGTGGGCGCCGTCATCCTGGGGCTGGGCCGCGCGCTGGGCGAGACCATGGCCATCACCATGGTCATCGGCAATCGCCCGGAGATCGCCAAGTCCCTGCTCGCCCCCGGCTACACCCTGGCCAGCGTCATCGCCAACGAATTCAGCGAGGCCACCGACGACCTCTACCTCAGCGCGCTGTTCGAGATCGGACTGGCGCTGTTCCTGGTCACTATCATCGTGAACGCGCTGGCGCGCCTCTTGGTGTGGTCGGTCACGCGCGGCACGCCTGCGAGGGCCCATGCCCAGTAGCGCCTCGGCTTACGGGAGCGGTTACGTGCGCTGGCGGCGCCGGCTCACCGACTACGCAGCCACCGCCGCCGCAGCCTTCACCACACTGCTGGTCCTGGCGCCGCTGCTGGCCATCTTCGCTTACCTGGTCTATCGCGGCGCCGGCACACTGAGCTGGGCCTTTCTCACCGAGACCCCAAAGCCGGTGGGCGAGCCGGGCGGTGGCATGGCCAACGCCATCATCGGCTCCGGCACCATTCTGGCCATTGCCTGCGCCCTGGGAGTGCCGCTGGGAGTGGGCGCGGGCATCTACCTGGCGGAATACGGACGCAACCGCTTCGGCAACCTCATCCGCTTCACCGCCGACGTTCTGAACGGGGTTCCCTCCATCGTGGTCGGGATCGTCGTGTACTCGCTCATCGTCCTGCGGCAGAAACATTTCTCCGCCTTCTCCGGCGGAGTGGCGCTGGCCATCATGCTGGTGCCCACCGTCACCCGCGCCACCGAAGAGATGCTGCTCATGGTGCCGCACTCCATCCGCGAAGCGGCGCTGGGCCTGGGCGTCCCCGAGTGGCGCACCACGGTTTCCATCACCCTGCGGACAGCGCTGCCCGGAGTGATCACCGCCATCATGCTGGGCTTCGGCCGCATCGCCGGGGAGACCGCGCCGCTACTCTTCACCGCCTTCGGCAACCAGTTCTGGAACCTGCGCCCCGACCAGCCCACCGCCGCCCTGCCCCTGCAGATCTTCGCCTACGCCATCTCTCCCTACGACGAATGGCACCGCCAGGCCTGGGCGGGAGCGCTGGTGCTGATCCTGCTGATCGTGGGGACGGTCGCCGCCGTCCGGCTGCTCGCCGCCCGCGGCGTGGTGAAAGGAGCGGCCTGAGATGGGAGTCGGCATCGAAGTCGGCCAGCTCTCCGCCTGGTTCGGCCGGACGCAGGCGCTGTTCGCCATCTCGCTCAACGCCGCCGCCAATCACGCCACCGCCATCATCGGCCCTTCGGGCTGCGGCAAGTCCACCTTCATCCGCTGCCTCAACCGCTTGCACGAGACCAACCCCGAAGCCCGGGTGGAGGGCCAAGTTCGCATCGGCGGCCAGGACATCTACGGCAACGGCACCAACCCGGTGGAGCTGCGCCGCCGCGTGGGCATGGTGTTCCAGAAGGCCAACCCCTTCCCTACCATGTCCATCTACGACAACGTGGCCGCCGGACTGAAGCTCAACGGAGTGCGCAACCGCCGCCGGCTGGACGAAGTGGTGGAGCGCTCCCTGCGCAGCGCCGCGCTCTGGGACGAGGTGAAAGATTTCCTGAAGAAGAAGTCGGGAGCCAGCCTCTCCGGCGGGCAGCAGCAGCGACTGTGCATCGCCCGGGCGCTGGCCGTGGAGCCCGAGGTCCTGCTCATGGACGAGCCCGCCTCCGCGCTCGATCCCATCGCCACCGCCAAGATCGAGGACCTGATCTTCGAGCTCAAGGAGCGCTACACGGTGGTCATCGTCACCCACAACATGCAGCAGGCGGCCCGGGTGGCGGAATTCACGGCCTTCTTCCTCATGGGCCGGCTCATCGAGTTCGACCAGACGCAGAAAATCTTTACCAACCCCTCCAACAAGCAGACGGAGGACTACATCACAGGAAGGTTCGGATGACGCGTACCCGGTTCCAGCAAGGGCTCGAAGAACTGAAGCAGAAACTTCTGGAGATGGCGGGCATGGCCGAGCAGGCCGTGGACCGGGTCGTCGAGGCCTACCGCAAGCGCGAAGTCAGCCTCTGCAAACAGGTGCTGGAGGGCGAACCGGCCATCAACCGCGCCGAGCGCGAGATTGACGAGTTGGCCCTCGATCTGCTCGCCATGCAGCAGCCCATGGCCGTGGACCTGCGCTTCATCCTGGCGGTCATCAAGATCAACGCCGACCTGGAGCGCGTGGGCGACCAGGCGGTGAACATCGCCGAGCGCGTGATGGATATGAGCGGCCATCCCGCCGCCGACCTGCCCGTGGACATCCCGCGCATGGCCTCCACTGCCGCCGGCATGGTCAAGCGCGCGCTCGAAGCCTTCATCCAGGGCGACGCCGACCTGGGCCAGGCGGTGCTGGAGATGGATGACATCGTGGACCGCATGAACCGCGACGCCTTCATTTCGCTCTCCCGGCTCATGCGCAGTTCCCCGGAGTCGAGCGGCCCTGCTCTGGACGCGCTGCTCATCGCGCGCAACCTGGAACGCGTGGCCGACCACGCCACCAACATCGCCGAGGACGTCATCTTCTGGGTGCGCGGCGCCGATGTGCGCCACGGCGGGGGCTCCGAGGAGCCGCCTGCGCAGGGCTGATACCCCGCGTGAATCGCGAATCAAGAGCCCGGGCCCTCGCTTCCCAGCCCTTCCCTCTCGATGAGCTCCTTCACCCGCGACCGGATGCCGTCGCGGATGCGGCGCACCTCCGCCGCCGACTTTCCCTTGGGGTCGTCCAGCGCCCAATCTTCCACACGCAGCCCCGGCACATAGGGACAGTCCTCGCCGCAGCCCATGGTGACCATCAGGCTGGCCTCCGCTGCCAATTCCGCGGTCAATTTCCGCGGCCGCGCCCCGGTGAGGTCGAATCCCAGCTCGCCCATGGCCGCCGCCACCTCGGGATGCACGCGCTCGGCGGGCTCCGTCCCCGCCGCCACTGCGCGCGCCTTCGCCGGATCGGCCAGCGCGCTAAGGAACGCTGCCGCCATCTGCGAGCGCCCGGCGCTGTGCGTGCACGCGAAAATCACTGTCTTCATGCCGTTTAGCTTTCTGTCACAAGACTATCGCAGCCCGCCCCCGGAGAGCTCTGGCTCCGTTTTTTTACCGCACTTTCACATCCCGTTAATGCTCCTTTAACACGCCGGGCCGAGAATAAGGGCACGCCAAAAGAACTTCCTGAGGAGAACAAACTTGAACCGGATTACCGTTCTGATCTGCTGCCTGATGCTGCTGTCCAGCGCCGCCCTCGCGCAAACCAACTTGAACGGCGCGGGCGCGACCTTTCCCTATCCCGTCTACTCCAAGTGGTTCAGCGAATACCACAAGAAGCATCCCGACATTCAGATCAACTACCAGTCCATCGGCTCGGGCGGCGGAATCCGCCAGGTGCTGGCCGGGACGGTGGACTTCGGCGCCACCGACGGCCCCATGACCAACGACCAGCTCGCCCAGGCCAAGACGAAGATCCTGCACATCCCCACGGTGCTGGGCGCGGTGGTTCCCGCCTACAACGTGCCGGGGGTGAAGACCGACCTCAAGTTCACTCCGCAGGCTCTGGCCGGGATCTTCCTGGGCCGCATCTCTTCCTGGAACGACAAGGCCATCGCGGACGCGAACCCCGGCGTGAGCCTGCCCAGCCAGCCCATCATCGTGGTGCATCGCTCCGACGGCAGCGGCACCACCTTCGTCTGGACCGACTATCTTTCGAAGGTGAGCCCCGACTGGAAGAACCAGGTGGGGGCCAAGACCTCCGTCTCCTGGCCGGTGGGCATCGGCGCCAAGGGCAACGAGGGCGTAGCCGGGATGGTGCGCCAGATGGAAGGCGCCATCGGCTACGTGGAGTTGATCTACGCCGAGCAGAACAAGATCGCGTATGGCAGCGTGAAAAACGTTTCCGGAGCGTTTGTGAAGGCCAGCCTGCAGAGCACCACGGCGGCCGCGGCCTCGGTGAAGAACATGCCGGCGGACTTCCGCGTCTCCATCACCAACGCCCCGGGCAAGGACGCTTATCCTATCGCCAGCTTCACCTGGCTGCTGATCCCCACGCCCGCCAAAGACGCGCAGAAGGGTAAAATCCTCGCCGACTTCCTGAGCTGGATGGTGAACGACGGGCAAGAGCTTGCCACCCAGCTCACCTATGCCCCGCTCCCCAAAGAGGTCGCGGACAAAGTTAAAGCCACCATCGGGCAGGTGCGATGAGGCTGACCGGGGCGACTCGGGAGTCGCCCCGGTAATCCCAGGTTTCGTTCCAACTCGTGACACATAACGAAAAGGAGAAGCAATGAGAACCGCCCTGAAGTGCTGTGTCGTACTCCTGTTTTCCGCTGTGCTGATGGCGCAGGCCGCGCCCTCGGGCTCCGCTAAGAGTAAGAAGAAGAGCAGCAGCGGCGCCATGACCACGCAGGACGTGCGCGAGCTGCGCCAGGCCCTGGCCGCGCAGCAGCAGCAGATCCAGCAGATGCAGGACGAGATGCGCCGCCGCGACCAGTTGCTGGAGCAGATGCAGCAGGCCCTAGCCCAGGCGCAGACCAATGCCAGCACCGCGCAGGAGAAGGCTGCGGCCGCGCAGTCCTTCGCCAGCCAGCAGGGCGAATCGGTCAGCAAGGTGCAGAGCGACCTGGCGGACGTGAAGCTCAACCAGACCAACGCCGCTGCCAGTACCCAGGAGGACCAGAAGCGCGTATCCAAGATCGAGGGCATTGTCGGCCGCTTCCGCTTCACCGGCGACGTGCGCGTGCGTCAGGAGACCTTCACCTCGCAAGACAACCCGCTCTGCCCCGTCGGCGCCTGCCAGCTCCGGGCGCGTGAGCGCATCCGCCTGCGCTTCGGCTTCGAGGGCAAGCTCAATGAGGACTTCAACGCCGGCATCTTCATGGCCTCCGGCATCATCACCGACCCCACCTCCAGCAACGAGACCCTCAATAACGTCTTCGAGCGCAAGACCATCAGCTTCGACCGCGGCTACATCACCTACAATCCCCAGGCCCACAAGTGGCTCTCGCTCACCGGCGGCAAGTTTGCCTATAGCTGGATCCGCACAAACTCTATGTGGGACCCCGATCTGAACCCCGAAGGCTTCAGCGAGAAGGCTTCCTTCGACCTGAAGAACGGCGGCATCTTCAAGAACGTGACCTTCACTGGCATGCAACTGTTATTCAACGAAGTGGGCGTGGGCCAGGACTCCAAGGCTCTGGGCGGCCAGATCTCGACCAAGATGCAGCTCGGCTCCCATGTCACCATGACGCCCGCTTTCAGCGGCCTGAAGTGGCAGCTCACCGACGTCATCCTGAACGAACCTGCTTCCGTCAACGGCGGGGCCGCCGTCGGAGCTTTCGCGCCCAACGGCATGACCAACTGCACCACTGGGGTATCTCCCAACCGCCATTTCTGCTCCCGCTTCCTGTATGCGGACTTTATCGACAGTTTCGTCTTCAAGACGCCTTGGGAGCGATTCCCGATCAACCTCCAGATGGAGTTCGAGAAGAACCTCGGCGCCGCCACCTCCGCCGTGACCGGGACCAAGCAGGACAAGCTCTACCTGTTCGACGTCAACGTAGGCCGCACCCGCAGCAAGAACGACATCCAGTTCGGCTACAGCTGGTGGCGGCAGGAGCAGGATTCCGTGATCACCTCGTTCAACGAGAGCGACCAGCGCTCCCCCAGCAACGTCCTGCAAAACAAGATTTACTTCAACTGGAAGGTGCGCGACAACGTGACCATCGGCGTCACCGACTGGATCGGGCGTACGCTCAACACCGCGCTGGAGAACGCCAAGCGCGCCCCCGGCGTCCCCGTGGGCGGCAAAGACCCGTACCTCCAGCGTTTCCAGTTCGACATTATCTACAGCTTCTAGCCCTGCGGCGCCGGTCAACCAGCCGGCGCCTCGTCCCAAGCCCGGCGCAGGAACGGTTGTCCTGCGCTCCGGGCAGGGGTAAGCTCTTTGCGCTCCCATGGGAATGCTCAGCGACGACATGCAGCGGGTGGTGCGCGAGCAGCGCCTCGGCTTCGTGGCCACCGTCTGCCCCGACGGCACCCCCAACCTCTCGCCCAAGGGCACCCTCACCGTGTGGGACGACGACCACCTGGTCTTCGCCGACATCCGCTCCCCCGCCACCATGCGTAACCTGCGCATCAACCCCGCTGTCGAGATCAACGTGGTGGATCCCATCACCCGCAAGGGCTACCGCTTCAAGGGCAAGGCCACCGTCGTGGACCGTGGTCAGCTCATGGACGACGTTCGCGAGTTCTACTCCAGCCGCTGGATCAATACCGGCAAGGGCCGGGGCGAGCTCGACCTCCACTCCTTCGTACTCATCAAG includes the following:
- a CDS encoding putative porin, translated to MRTALKCCVVLLFSAVLMAQAAPSGSAKSKKKSSSGAMTTQDVRELRQALAAQQQQIQQMQDEMRRRDQLLEQMQQALAQAQTNASTAQEKAAAAQSFASQQGESVSKVQSDLADVKLNQTNAAASTQEDQKRVSKIEGIVGRFRFTGDVRVRQETFTSQDNPLCPVGACQLRARERIRLRFGFEGKLNEDFNAGIFMASGIITDPTSSNETLNNVFERKTISFDRGYITYNPQAHKWLSLTGGKFAYSWIRTNSMWDPDLNPEGFSEKASFDLKNGGIFKNVTFTGMQLLFNEVGVGQDSKALGGQISTKMQLGSHVTMTPAFSGLKWQLTDVILNEPASVNGGAAVGAFAPNGMTNCTTGVSPNRHFCSRFLYADFIDSFVFKTPWERFPINLQMEFEKNLGAATSAVTGTKQDKLYLFDVNVGRTRSKNDIQFGYSWWRQEQDSVITSFNESDQRSPSNVLQNKIYFNWKVRDNVTIGVTDWIGRTLNTALENAKRAPGVPVGGKDPYLQRFQFDIIYSF
- a CDS encoding arsenate reductase ArsC is translated as MKTVIFACTHSAGRSQMAAAFLSALADPAKARAVAAGTEPAERVHPEVAAAMGELGFDLTGARPRKLTAELAAEASLMVTMGCGEDCPYVPGLRVEDWALDDPKGKSAAEVRRIRDGIRSRVKELIEREGLGSEGPGS
- a CDS encoding pyridoxamine 5'-phosphate oxidase family protein → MGMLSDDMQRVVREQRLGFVATVCPDGTPNLSPKGTLTVWDDDHLVFADIRSPATMRNLRINPAVEINVVDPITRKGYRFKGKATVVDRGQLMDDVREFYSSRWINTGKGRGELDLHSFVLIKVEEALPLVSPSYDDGQTIEDEIRAAWWKHYQSLQPKTKTHH
- the phoU gene encoding phosphate signaling complex protein PhoU; this encodes MTRTRFQQGLEELKQKLLEMAGMAEQAVDRVVEAYRKREVSLCKQVLEGEPAINRAEREIDELALDLLAMQQPMAVDLRFILAVIKINADLERVGDQAVNIAERVMDMSGHPAADLPVDIPRMASTAAGMVKRALEAFIQGDADLGQAVLEMDDIVDRMNRDAFISLSRLMRSSPESSGPALDALLIARNLERVADHATNIAEDVIFWVRGADVRHGGGSEEPPAQG
- the pstS gene encoding phosphate ABC transporter substrate-binding protein PstS, with the protein product MNRITVLICCLMLLSSAALAQTNLNGAGATFPYPVYSKWFSEYHKKHPDIQINYQSIGSGGGIRQVLAGTVDFGATDGPMTNDQLAQAKTKILHIPTVLGAVVPAYNVPGVKTDLKFTPQALAGIFLGRISSWNDKAIADANPGVSLPSQPIIVVHRSDGSGTTFVWTDYLSKVSPDWKNQVGAKTSVSWPVGIGAKGNEGVAGMVRQMEGAIGYVELIYAEQNKIAYGSVKNVSGAFVKASLQSTTAAAASVKNMPADFRVSITNAPGKDAYPIASFTWLLIPTPAKDAQKGKILADFLSWMVNDGQELATQLTYAPLPKEVADKVKATIGQVR
- the pstB gene encoding phosphate ABC transporter ATP-binding protein PstB, which translates into the protein MGVGIEVGQLSAWFGRTQALFAISLNAAANHATAIIGPSGCGKSTFIRCLNRLHETNPEARVEGQVRIGGQDIYGNGTNPVELRRRVGMVFQKANPFPTMSIYDNVAAGLKLNGVRNRRRLDEVVERSLRSAALWDEVKDFLKKKSGASLSGGQQQRLCIARALAVEPEVLLMDEPASALDPIATAKIEDLIFELKERYTVVIVTHNMQQAARVAEFTAFFLMGRLIEFDQTQKIFTNPSNKQTEDYITGRFG
- the pstA gene encoding phosphate ABC transporter permease PstA, whose translation is MRWRRRLTDYAATAAAAFTTLLVLAPLLAIFAYLVYRGAGTLSWAFLTETPKPVGEPGGGMANAIIGSGTILAIACALGVPLGVGAGIYLAEYGRNRFGNLIRFTADVLNGVPSIVVGIVVYSLIVLRQKHFSAFSGGVALAIMLVPTVTRATEEMLLMVPHSIREAALGLGVPEWRTTVSITLRTALPGVITAIMLGFGRIAGETAPLLFTAFGNQFWNLRPDQPTAALPLQIFAYAISPYDEWHRQAWAGALVLILLIVGTVAAVRLLAARGVVKGAA